The genomic stretch GTTAATCCTTTTTGGGATACATTTGTATCATTGCAGCCATTCCCATGTAGGTCTAAATACGATAAATTAGTTAACTTAGACAGGTTTGGTATATCATCGATGATATTTATTTTTTCACACCCTCCAATAACATTGCGGTTATAATTATTTCTTATAGTCAATTTTGTTAGTATATTTTGATTTGATATGGAATCAAAATACTTATTTAATATCGAATCTTTTATATTTGTATTTGATAAATCTAAAGAAGTGATTGAAGTTAAGTTGATAAGATTTTGGATATCATTTTCATCAACCATAGATAAATCATTGTTTGATAGATCAATGTTATTTATTTGAAGCAGATTCCCCATATCTTTTAAACTCGTAATTCCGATGTTCGAAGCTTTTAAGGATTTTAAATTTTTTAGATTCGCAATTTCAGATATATTTTTGATATTTTTATTATTAGAAATATCCAATTCTTCAATATTAGGAAAGTTTTTTGATATAGCTTTCAGGTCATTAATATTTAAATTACTTAATGTAATTGATTTTAAATTTTTTAGATTACTTAATACGTTTAGATCTTTATTACTAATTTTAGTTCCGGTTAAATTTAATCTTTCTAAATTTGGCATGAATAGTAGTGCCCTAAGATCATTTAAATCAGTGTATGATAAATCAAGGCTTTTGATATTCTTAGCACCAGTTAAAGCATTTAAATTAAAAATTTTATCTGTAATAATTTTTGGATCTATTTTTAAATTTGCGCTTTGCTCTGGTTTATTTAACCATTTTGCCATTAAATTCAGATCTTTTAATGAAGTAAATTTAGAAATAAAAGAATATATAGGGTCATTATTTGCTGCATAATATGCCATTGTTGGATTTAAAGTTATTGTGACTGTTTTACTGTCTTTTAGTATTTTTCCGTTAGAAAATCCTATGGCATTAATATTTATGTCGCATGATTTAAGATTATTTACATATGATGAATCAATTTTTATAAGAGAAGTTGAATTATCATAAGTAAATATTTTGTCGCAATCTGTGTCTCCTTTTGAATCAATAGAAATATTCAATGAATCCCCAGTATTCAAATCTTTTTTCTGAATATTTATAGGTATTCCTTGATATTCAATGAGATCATTATCTGAATCAAGCGCCGCTTCAAGACCACCGTTCCCTACGGCACGGTATAAATTTTTTGAGGTGTTTTCAGTTAATACCAAATTTGATTTTGAACTTGCGTTTGAAATGCTATTTCTTTTGTAAAGAAGATCATTTGGGACAACAGCAGAAACTCCAAGACTTGGGCTTATAGCTACATTTGTATCTTCTGAATTTGAAGAATCTTTCTTTTTACCTTGACCAGAACACCCACAAACCAATAATAAAATAGGTAAAGCGATAAGTGTCAAATTATTTTTACTTAAATACATAAATAACTCCATTAATATAATTAAATTTATAAATTCTTTTGACTAAAAATTTAAACTACCAAGATCTAAATTTATAGTTCCATCCGCTTCTGTGTCTTTTTTGTCTTCATTTTTTTTATTTATATTTTCATTATCTTTATTTATTTCTTCAGAATTCGCTAAAATTAAGACATTTTCATTTTGAATATTATTATTAATCTTGCTAATATCTGTTAACAAAGTTTCTAAATTTTGGTCTATTTTAGGTTGGTTAATTTCATTATTTATCGAATTAGAACCAAGTCCAATAGATAATTCCTTAGATGGCCGTTTCATCCATTCTGGTTCCACACATTTTTGATAAGGACGCTTAATTGGAATAATAGGAAATCTAAGCTTAAATATGACTGGCATTTCAGAGATTTTAAGGAAAAATATTGCCCCGTTTTTTAAAGTTGCCGGTGGAATTGATGAAAGCTCTCCTGTGGAAATTGCATCTTCAACAACTTGTTCTTCAGATAATGACAAAGAATATTTTCCAGTAGTGCCCATCGAACGTGTTCT from Silvanigrella aquatica encodes the following:
- a CDS encoding leucine-rich repeat domain-containing protein, which encodes MYLSKNNLTLIALPILLLVCGCSGQGKKKDSSNSEDTNVAISPSLGVSAVVPNDLLYKRNSISNASSKSNLVLTENTSKNLYRAVGNGGLEAALDSDNDLIEYQGIPINIQKKDLNTGDSLNISIDSKGDTDCDKIFTYDNSTSLIKIDSSYVNNLKSCDININAIGFSNGKILKDSKTVTITLNPTMAYYAANNDPIYSFISKFTSLKDLNLMAKWLNKPEQSANLKIDPKIITDKIFNLNALTGAKNIKSLDLSYTDLNDLRALLFMPNLERLNLTGTKISNKDLNVLSNLKNLKSITLSNLNINDLKAISKNFPNIEELDISNNKNIKNISEIANLKNLKSLKASNIGITSLKDMGNLLQINNIDLSNNDLSMVDENDIQNLINLTSITSLDLSNTNIKDSILNKYFDSISNQNILTKLTIRNNYNRNVIGGCEKINIIDDIPNLSKLTNLSYLDLHGNGCNDTNVSQKGLTSSLYFSNMKNLQYLDISNTPVKDLSNLTYSYLRNLKTLILVDERGNGISLSKEQCSYYLGTSERGSDCNKLADGISKSLIYNVPSNYQWKVPANVWSIKVTGCSGANGGAGGGGGGAAGAKWGGSWGGSSWGGNGGTSGNVNGSGAGGGQSGRAGQFCYQNGDSWSCVPTNADHVDAWQHGKNGSDGGLGSATIFGGQIFSLANSNTSSDSSLSCFGGASGSGGEGG